Below is a window of Sporosarcina ureae DNA.
TCATTAACGCATCGTCTAAGTGAGTTATTTTGTCTGTGAGCCTTGACTTGTCGATTGTGCGGACTTGCTCGAGCAGGATGACTGAATCCCGCTCGAATCCATGCCGTGCCGCCGTAATTTCGACATGTGTCGGCAATTTTGCTTTTTGTATTTGTGCAGTAATGGCTGCTACAATAACGGTGGGACTGAATCGATTACCGATATCATTTTGGATGATCAGTACCGGTCTAGTTCCACCTTGTTCAGAACCGACTACAGGTGACAAATCTGCAAAAAAGACGTCTCCGCGTTTAATTGCCAACTTTTCATCCTCCGCTGACGCAACGTTCCACGGTATGCTGAGCCTCAAATTCCGCATATAAACATTCTGCCGCTATGTTGAGGTTGATCTGCGACATTTCCACATAACCTCTAATCATGGCTTCACGCAATAAGGAAGCTTCACCATTTTCGATATGTTTCACATCTGTCATATAAACGAAATCTTCTTGCACTTGCTCCCATTGAAAGATTGCGTCTTCATTTTGCTGTTGCAATCTGGTCGAGGCTATACTAAGTATTCTTTTATCGTTTTTATCCGTACGCAAATCGAGCACCTCCGACAAACCCATCCCTTTATTTCTATATCATTTCTATCTTACCATTTATATTGGAATATGAAAAGACAAGGATTTGAGTGTTCTGACAAGAAATACTAGTTTGGTCAGTAGAATGTCGAATTGTATGGACATTGCGTCATATATTAAGCCAGATAGTTTCGACCTTTATTACGTATAGACTCTAGGTATTCGTGTGGAAAACGTTACAGCTATTTCATAGGGTATTGTGTGTAAGCGTTCAGACCATTCTTCTATAACTATTTC
It encodes the following:
- a CDS encoding type II toxin-antitoxin system PemK/MazF family toxin, with amino-acid sequence MAIKRGDVFFADLSPVVGSEQGGTRPVLIIQNDIGNRFSPTVIVAAITAQIQKAKLPTHVEITAARHGFERDSVILLEQVRTIDKSRLTDKITHLDDALMKQVDEALQVSFGLIKF
- a CDS encoding transcriptional regulator, which encodes MGLSEVLDLRTDKNDKRILSIASTRLQQQNEDAIFQWEQVQEDFVYMTDVKHIENGEASLLREAMIRGYVEMSQINLNIAAECLYAEFEAQHTVERCVSGG